The segment GCACCATGGCAAATCGCTTTCAGAAGATAAATGTGGAGAACACCGAAGAGAACCGTCGTAGCTTTCGTGACCTCCTCTTCTCTGTAGACAATTCTATCTCTGAAAGTATTGGCGGTGTCATTTTTTTCCACGAAACACTGTACCAGAAATCAGACAAAGGAGTTCTGTTTCCAAAAGTCGTCAAGGACAAGGGCATCGTAGTTGGTATCAAGGTGAGGTTTCGGTGCATTTTTGGAGATATTTTCCAgatgtttttatgcatttatatgCTTTCTGTAGCTCTATCCACCTTACTCCTGATGAGCCTACTGCGGTTTGAATTATGGGTGGCTCTTTTGGTTTGGGGAACCTGAAACGAATCATTTCAGATCATAAGGTTGCCCTCAAATAAAGCTTAtccgtcagtttgactgaatgaaCTGTTAATTttccttcatgttttattttcagacatcatgagaataacATAACGCTTGGTATTTTAACGTGACTTgttataacaagaatatctatggcaagagctcttttcagtcgctgctgtcTTTTCcttatgattattttcttttgtcccTTTGCATTCcgctgtaatagtatgaaaaaggacaacatatactgcacatttgtggtctgttctcctatatatcccattaataattcactggaatgcacaaAGAATCTCTCATTTTTCTCTTCAAATCCtcacgtctctttccaggtttgttttcacaggtaaatacaatttattatctgaAAAAATGACGGAAATCACTATGAAATagtatcacgcaattctgaagttaatgaacatttttgattaaggcATATTTAACCCGTCCATTATTGCAGTGGAAAGAATCATGCTTTTGGGGTTATTTATGGTCTGTTGAAAGTACactttacacttttaaatgtccttttaatgttcGATGGTTGAAGGTTGAGTATAATAATGTAATCTCATTGTGtacccagtttaaaaaaaacattattgcgGTCATAGAGTGAGCCTTTCACTGTTTACAGCTTAACAGAAGTTGCACCCATAATTCACGTAAAGTGTCATAGGGcgtaggaataaggtggatacatGATGTAGTAAACGAAAGATGCAAACACAAGGTCCTCTCACTAATTTTGGAGGTAATGTTACAAATGAAAGTATTGTGTTTTTGTGCATAAAGGTGGACAAAGGCACAGCGGGCCTGGGCGGTACAAATGGAGAGACAACCACACAAGGTTACTTTCTTTCTCAAATACTTCTTAACATGACCGTAATACATCTGacttttctccattttaaaGGGAAGCTATTTTTGCCTGATCTGTTTCACTCAGGATTGGATGGTCTTTCTGAACGCTGTGCCCAGTACAAAAAGGACGGTTGTGACTTTGCCAAGTGGCGTTGTGTACTTAAGATCTCTGACGGCTGCCCCTCTGCTCTTGCAATTGCTGAAAACGCTAACGTTCTTGCCAGATATGCCAGCATTTGCCAACAGGTATGTCTAACAGAATGTGGCTGGCTTATGGGATCCTATCTATTGTCCATAAACAGCCTTTACATGACTCTGAACAGTTGATAACGTGccagtaatttgtttattttgctttaCAAACTGTCTAGAAGTTATTTTCTTCTGATTATTTCTTCCTCAATTCCTTTAGAATGGCTTGGTTCCCATTGTAGAGCCTGAGATCCTCCCAGACGGAGATCATGATCTGCAACGGTGCCAGTATGCCACTGAGAAGGTAAGCTTCCTCCCAGAATAAACAGTTAAAGTAGTTAAAACAAAGCCAAATTATCCATCAAAAATAACTCCCAAAATTTCCAACCAAGGTCCTGGCGGCTGTGTACAAAGCTCTCTCTGACCACCATGTGTATCTGGAGGGAACTCTGCTCAAACCAAACATGGTCACTGCTGGACACTCCTGCACCAAGAAGTACACCCCCCAGGAGGTCGCCATGGCAACAGTTACTGCTCTCAGACGCACTGTGCCAGCTGCTGTACCTGGTACGTCATTAGATGATGGCCTCCATTTAAGCGCTTTTCAAATGTTCAACTTCTCTCTTCTGGTTCTCAGGCATCTGCTTCCTCTCTGGTGGTCAAAGTGAGGAGGAGGCCTCTCTGAATCTGAATGCCATGAACCAGCTTCCCCTGCACAGACCCTGGAAGCTGAGCTTCTCTTATGGCCGTGCTCTCCAGGCCTCGGCTCTTGCTGCATGGAAGGGACAAGCAGCGAACAAGAAGGCTGCACAGGATGCCTTTGTCACACGTGCCAAGGTAACCAATGTCAAACTTAAAATACTGCATGTGGGCAATATTGCGCTTCATTGTGTTGTCAGTTTATAAGCCTACTATATTAAATGCAGAACCATATgttgatgattttttttgtttccttTTCAGATCAATAGTCTTGCAT is part of the Megalobrama amblycephala isolate DHTTF-2021 linkage group LG23, ASM1881202v1, whole genome shotgun sequence genome and harbors:
- the aldob gene encoding fructose-bisphosphate aldolase B, which produces MTHQFPALSTEQKKELSTIAQRIVATGKGILAADESTGTMANRFQKINVENTEENRRSFRDLLFSVDNSISESIGGVIFFHETLYQKSDKGVLFPKVVKDKGIVVGIKVDKGTAGLGGTNGETTTQGLDGLSERCAQYKKDGCDFAKWRCVLKISDGCPSALAIAENANVLARYASICQQNGLVPIVEPEILPDGDHDLQRCQYATEKVLAAVYKALSDHHVYLEGTLLKPNMVTAGHSCTKKYTPQEVAMATVTALRRTVPAAVPGICFLSGGQSEEEASLNLNAMNQLPLHRPWKLSFSYGRALQASALAAWKGQAANKKAAQDAFVTRAKINSLASQGEYKPSGQADQASKQSLFTASYVY